The Panicum virgatum strain AP13 chromosome 5K, P.virgatum_v5, whole genome shotgun sequence genome has a window encoding:
- the LOC120709409 gene encoding cysteine synthase-like, with protein MYLIVNGPEIWKDTAGKVDIFVAGSGSGGTVSCVEKYLKMQNPGIKIICVEPTESPVVSGGEPGKHKIQGIGPGFIPEVLDTSVIDDAVTVTTEEAIGNARRLRKEEGLLVGISSGANLAACLKVASREENKGKMIVTMFPSRGEKYMNSDLFADVREECIAMTFRSQQKRAVLQSSSRQTPNRHLLYVVAHIQ; from the exons ATGTAtctgattgtaaacg GACCTGAGATTTGGAAGGACACTGCTGGCAAGGTGGACATATTTGTAGCTGGTTCTGGCTCAGGAGGTACGGTATCTTGTGTTGAAAAGTATCTGAAGATGCAAAACCCAGGTATCAAGATCATCTGTGTTGAGCCTACAGAGAGTCCAGTTGTTTCAG GTGGAGAACCTGGCAAACATAAAATCCAGGGCATAGGACCAGGATTTATACCTGAAGTACTGGACACCTCGGTTATTGATGATGCTGTCACAGTGACCACTGAGGAGGCGATAGGGAATGCAAGGAGGCTG aggaaggaAGAGGGCCTCCTTGTGGGCATATCTTCTGGAGCAAACTTGGCAGCTTGCTTGAAG GTCGCGTCGAGGGAAGAAAACAAGGGGAAGATGATTGTCACCATGTTCCCAAGCCGGGGCGAGAAATACATGAACTCCGACCTATTTGCAGATGTGAGAGAGGAGTGTATTGCAATGACATTTAGATCTCAACAGAAGAGGGCTGTCCTCCAAAGTTCCAGCCGACAAACGCCCAATCGGCATCTGCTATATGTCGTAGCTCATATACAGTGA